From the genome of Leishmania braziliensis MHOM/BR/75/M2904 complete genome, chromosome 26, one region includes:
- a CDS encoding putative CDP-diacylglycerol--inositol 3-phosphatidyltransferase, whose translation MAPKPASPNPVKIFCFVPNIIGYFRIAASIAAYLVARDYPALCLLLYTVSFVLDTVDGKVARALDQCSHLGSILDMLTDRASTAGFLLVLDGVLQPMPYRYTCALAMLLFLDVGSHFCRMYASVFASKVSHKDVSDSIFWLLRVYYSKRHVMGVLCVGQEFAYIFLYAWASYASITELGSVFWCAFVVCAVPCFLKQVVNVQQLVDSLYHIACVDAQERCAQGKRA comes from the coding sequence ATGGCGCCAAAGCCGGCGAGTCCGAATCCGGTAAAGATTTTTTGCTTTGTACCGAACATCATCGGCTATTTCCGCATAGCGGCGTCCATCGCGGCCTACCTGGTGGCACGCGACTACCCGGCTCTATGCCTCCTGCTCTACACGGTCTCCTTTGTGTTAGACACGGTCGATGGCAAGGTGGCTCGCGCGTTGGATCAGTGCTCGCACTTAGGGTCCATACTGGACATGCTCACCGATCGCGCCTCGACGGCTGGTTTCCTGTTGGTGCTTGACGGCGTGCTGCAGCCCATGCCGTACCGCTACACATGCGCTCTTGCcatgcttctctttctggaCGTGGGGTCGCACTTCTGCCGGATGTACGCCTCCGTCTTTGCCTCAAAGGTCAGCCACAAGGACGTCTCGGACAGCATCTTctggctgctgcgcgtgtacTACTCGAAACGTCACGTGATGGGCGTCCTCTGTGTCGGGCAGGAGTTCGCATACATTTTTCTCTACGCCTGGGCGAGCTACGCGAGCATCACGGAGCTGGGGAGCGTTTTCTGGTGCGCCTTCGTGGTGTGTGCCGTGCCGTGTTTCCTGAAGCAGGTGGTCAATGTGCAACAGCTGGTGGATAGTCTCTACCACATTGCCTGCGTGGACGCTCAGGAGCGCTGCGCGCAAGGTAAACGCGCCTAA